The segment tggatgtgagaccagatgctgctggaagtggtgttggagggccagtaggaggctgattggggacactgtcctgtatagggtgccgtctttcgggtgggacgttaaacgggtgtcctgactctctgaggtcattaaagatcccatggcacttatcgtaagagtaggggtgttaaccccggtgtcctggctaaattcccaatctggccctcaaaccatcatggtcacctaataatccccagtttacaattggctcattcatccccctcctctcccctgtaactattccccaggtcgggtcgttgctgcaaatgagaacgtgttctcagtcaacttacctggtaaaataatggtaaaataaataaataaataaataaaaccattTACGTACTCTTATCACAAGTCTCAAATTGTCTTGTCATATAGCGTGAGATTAGACTGCCCCCTGTTGATCAAAGAGAATTACAACACTGTGCCATAAATCTGAACATGTGATGACAATGCATAAAAAGCATGTGATAATGGAGCTAAGACACCATTAAGAATGATATATACTTTATTTTATTATTACCTTTGATCTACCTTATTGCTAATTTACAATACAGATTGTGTATCACTCAATTGTAGCAATAAAATCATGGTGATTGTGCCCACCAGCGCAATGTTCTCAAAGGGTTGGTCCTGTTCAGCACATACAGGAGGATGTCTGGTTGTCCTGTAAAGGGGGTCAGTAATTCAACTTCAATCAATGAAATACTTTTATATGGATTCATGATTTCAATTACATTTGCTGAATTCAGAGGATTTCAAACAGTATTGAACTTATAAAACAGTTATTATTTGTTAACCCTTTATTTCCAGAATCCTAGGCCTTCTCTAGTTCCAGAATCTTAGGCCTTCTCTTTCTCGCTGTCCTTCCCAGAATCTCTATAGACTTTGACTCACTGATCTTTACCTCCCACCCTTCCAGCTttgcaaaacaaaacaataaaacaattCACGAGAGAGTGACTTTGGCCCCTTATTTCCTCCTACAACTTTGTTCACCTTTCTGTCTTACATGTTGCTCTCTTTCTATGTTTTTAAAATAATTTGAGTTTCTGAGTTTGAGTTTCAATCACTAAAGATAATCATTGAATCACTTATCAGCTGACTTTCTTTGTGCCTGCCAGTTACAAGAAGAGCAAACCGCAAGATGAAAGGCTACCAGTGTCCTAAATAAAACTGACTATGGATGGAATGATCTATTAAAATGTATAAATGTTCTTCATCTCATCCAATGAGATCTCATAATGTAGACAGGTTGAGATTTAAACATAACAATTTAAAAACAAACTGAACCTACTCACCCTCAGGAACTGAAGTTCAGTAAAGTACTAGTCAAGGAAGTGAGCGAGGCCTGCTTAAGaccgtgagagggagagagaaattaaTCATTATACATACAGTAAATATGTAACAGGCCCTGCCCATAAACTTTGCATCCTGTTTGGACATCTATAGCCATGCAGTAAGACATTCGCAAGCACACAAAGCCGACACACACGTACACCACagcaggttggtggcaccttaatttgggaggacgggcttgtggtaatggctgaagtggaatggtatcaaatacatcaaatacatggtttccgtgtatttgatgccatttaatttgctccgttccagccattattatgagccgtcttcCCCTCAGCAGACTCCGCTGACGTACACACAATACATacgtatacacatacacacatacccgcacacacacacaaacacacacacacacacacacacacacacacacacacacacacacacacacacacacacacacacacacacacacacacacacacacacacacacacacacacacacacacacacacacacacacacacacagttttgtactgctatccttgtggggaccaaagaaTTTGTTCCCATCCAAATTCCTATTTTTCCTCACCTCAACAATAAAtcgaaccctaaccttaacccttaacctaaccataaccctaaccttaaccctaagtctaaccttaaccccaaacccctaaccctgaaagtatgcctaaccctaactcctaaccctaaacttaaccataacccttaaccctaaaccttaccatAATTATAACCTAATCCttattgtaaccctaaccctaaacctaacccctaagcctaaaatagcatttTTCCTCGTGGGGAACAAAAAGGATAGTTAAACAAAAAtatacacactcagacacacactaaACCCAAATTGTAAAAGTAAACACATGCTAGGGAATCAGATAGACCTATAGATACAAAACTTACTGCAAACAGAAGTGGAGCTTACCCATAATaaaacaaggcaacagtaaacatgttgtCCCCCACAAAGGATGCAGCACCCCTCTTGGGCCAATCAGTGTCATTTGGATCAAAAAAAGgatcaaaaacaaaaaaaatgtaaagtcCACAAATAAGAAAGTGAGTCCTGTTCATAatagtgggagagaaagagagataaactTTGGGACCGGAGGGAGGACCGATCCTTAATTGCATTACCACAGTTAGTATTCTATGGCAAGAaccatcattcacccaagtttaaTCAAAATCGTCCCAGTGGTGTCTGAGATATTGCGTGGGTTAGCTAGACTCATATCCCTGAGCATGTGGGCCAAATTTCATCACTTTGAGTCAACATATCAAGAGATATGGAAAATATTGCTTTGAGAGACCTATGACCATAGATATCACATATCAAGTTTGATGCAGATCGGTCATTAGGTGCCAGAAGAGTAGCATCAAAGATATTTATAGGTTTCCACTTCTGTCTGTGGTAGCGTTTTAATCGTTTTTTCACAAAATTCAAAATGTCGGAAAATCCATCATGAAAGACATGTGTCCCAGAGGCAAATTTGTTTCTTGTAGGGGGAGGGTCCGTTCTTTATATACCTGAGggacctacagtatatacaaatttCATGACTTTAGGTCAAACGGGCTGAGGGGCGTATATTTTTATTGCGCCACCATCTGCCCAATCAGTAACAATTTTGTAAATGCATCATTCACCTAAGTTTAGTCAAAATCGGGCCAGTGCTGTCTGATATATCAAGTGTGAATAACGTAGGAAAGAACATCCTAACGGACGGAGACAGACCCACAGTCCCCTCCCAGATTTTATATTCGGGGACGAGCAATACTGTATACAAACCCTGGATTGTTGTTGCAATGTGTTGGCCATTGAGAGtctttgaagccaccggttggTCATATTGGAActccagtaggagcagtcctccatagaaatgaatggaattctacagtacttcaattaaatgtttctaggacaaaattacatgtatttaagtattttttgttgtagtggggaaAGTAACATTAGtactaaaaaaaaaatacttaaaggaaaatgttttaatatattttatatttgtatgtttagctcacataatgtAATTTAAATGTATGTATTAAGGTTTTCTGTAATATAATAAACATGTCAAAAACGAATCTAGACATGAATAAATGCATTTATATAGCTTCAAATATGGCTGCGCGGTGGCTTCATTACAGCACCCCCtgtcagtcatccagggtttatacacatgACTGGGGACAACTATAATGCAAACTGTTATACGGATACTGCTGGTGTAaggtccactagatggcagcaattTTCTGTGAATGAGAATGTTTGGAAAATGCGGTCATTTTGTATCCTATTGGGCCTCCATACATGCTCGCATGTGACTAGATTGGAAGCGGTGTTTGTTGACTGATTCCGAATGTGAGTTGCTTATGTTGCTCAAACAAATAATGCTATTTAGTAAAATAATGTTTATGAAATGGGTGATCGCTATCATTTTCGCAAGTATAATGCAATAGTCACCCTAGCTCTATTGTACAGAGCATCATCAATTTACTTTGCAAACAGTTTTTCTTGTTACAGCTAGCAGGAAAGGCTAACTGAAATGAGTCATCTCATTCGTCCATCGTTAGCTTGCTAACAATAGCTAGCTATATGTAAACATAGATAATACGGCAAAGTTACTGGGCAATTCTTCTTTGGTTTATGAATGATATTCATGTGGTGGTCTGTGTAGATACTAAAATGTTTCCTGCGGGACGTTACCTAAGGGATTCTGCTTTGTTATCTTCATAGCCAGTTCAATCCAGTCAAATAACTACACAGCTAGCACATTATGGAACTATGTAACAACGACCCATGTAACTAGCTAACGAGTTATTCGGGTAACATGTAATTGGTTTAACCTGATTCTAAATCATTTAGACTAATATAGTTAATACCTGCTTGGGGCTACTTTACATGCTCACCTCCTTGCCTACAATATCTGACTCCAAAGTTAAACTTGTTTCCTTAACTTCCATGTTCTCTCAGCAAGATGGCAGAACAAACAACGTTGGACAGCCTGCTGGAAATGGGCTTTGACAGAAACAGAGCGTAAGTAGCTAACTGAATTAATGTGGCTATTTTTCGACACACTAAATATCAACTCTGGTCCTGTCTGTCTACTGCTTTCAGGGAAAAGGCTGTGGCACACACAGGAAACCAGGGCATAGAGCGGGCCATGGACTGGTAAGTCAACTGGCAGAGGCTTTGGTGAGCTAGCCTCAGAGGCTTCTTCATCCACAGATTAATTTTACAGATGGTCAGTTTAGTTATTCACATGGAATAACTGATTCGTAATTTCTTTCTTCCGTTATGGCTTCCTTCCACAGGCTAATGGAACATGAGGGTGACCCAGACATTGACGAGCCCTATGTACCTCCTGTGGGGAACGTGCTTGGTGGAACTGGAACTGGAGAAAGTGACCCACAACAGCCCAGTCCAGCAGCCCAACCCACAGCAGAAGGAACAGACCCTGGTAAGTGGTCAATGGTCATGGCAGCATATTGTATTTTTATTACTCATATTGTAATAACCTCATAACTATGGCTTGTACTTCCCATTACTGGTTAACATGGTTGTTGGTTTACATTGTCTTCTTGTCCCCCACCTCTTCTATGTCAACTCTACTTTTTAGCTACAGACGGTAGTGACCAGATGATCCATGACGGGGATACCAAACGACcaatgacagaggaggagaaacGTGAGCAGATAAAGAGGTCAGATAATTCACCTCTACTGAGGTTCTGTTTACACACTTATCTTATTCTGTCAGTGGGAAAATGTCAGGTTTGGTCAATAGATGTTACTCAAAGAGATTTTCAAGTGTCAGCAAAAGCTTTCAGTAGAAAATGCAATGAGACAGCATACAATGAAGCCTGTGCCTGCGTTTGTGtctgtttctttgtgtgtgtgtatatttcttTGTCtacctctatgtgtgtgtttctgtgtgtaccaGGCTAGAGGAGCTGATGCGGGTGAAGCAggaggagcggagagagagggaacgagcaGAGGAAGtagacagagagaagcagaggaggaggcagggtcAGGAGCTGCTGCAGGTCAAACAGAAACTGCAGGAAGATGAGATGAAAAAAATGGTCGACCTGCGCCAGAGAGAGAAGAACGATGACAAAATGGCCAAGTAAGCCATGAAGTCAATGGGCATGTTTGACATTGCAGGCGACTGCCAATtaactgataaaaaaaaaaaaaaaacgtacatATAAgtattattatttgtagatcagctagtcagtcacaatttacccacaATGCATCACGGATTAATTTGATGCTCTCGAAATTGGCCAATGGCTGTTGTCTCAAAGCACATTGGAGGAGAGGATCCTTGAACAACCTCCTTCAATGAGCTTTGAGAGGAATTGAGGAAACAAGAATAGCTAGTAACGTTTTCATACACAGCCAAAAGTTACTTTTTGCAAATGTCTTAGTGCAAATAAGGTCTATTCCCACTCCACAACTCTTCTTTGTCCAATGaatactctctctttctcaggcAGCGGGTGCGAGACAAGATAGCacgtgacagagaggagagagcactTAAGGTACTGACTGCACCTACAGCATCTGACTCGTATGCTGAACTGTTGCTAAATAATGTCTCCATATCTTTCATAGAGAGTTGAACTCACTAACCCCTTCTACTCCTCTTCAGTTTGGAGGCGGTTCTTCCAGTACAGCTCTAACCTCCCCTTCAGCAGAGGGCCCTCCCTCCTCTCCGCCAAGTCAGGGCCCGCCTCCTGCCAAGAAGGACTATAACGAGTGCAAAATCCAGGTAAGGGGCCATGGATGTCTACGGCCTAGTTCACATTTTGACACAACAGATATTTTTGAGTTTGTCTCAACAGTCAATGTAGTTTATTAATTTATCCTCCTGTTCCCAGGTGCGTATGCTGGACGGCTCGGCGCTGACCTCCGTGTTCAAGGCACAGGAGCCGTTGGCTGCTGTGCGCGTCTACATCCAGATGAACGGCAACGCCCCCGAGGGCCAGGACTTTACGCTGCTCTCCCCGTACCCCCGCCGCGTCTACACAGAACTGGACATGGAGAAACCCCTGCAGGAGCTGGGTGAGCAGACAGGATGCCCCTCTTACTGGGCTTGAACAGGGAGAATCGCAATAGTCTAAAGGGGCTTCCTCTCCATCTGCACTAATCTGAAAGGACTGGAGACGTCAAAACCAGCCAAAGACGTACTACTTTCATCTATCCTGTGTTGTCAGATCAGTTTTAGAGGAATCTAATCTGAGATTTAGGTGTGTTGTAGTTTGTGTCGTACTGTCTTAACTGTTTTGTGTCATTGTTCAGGTTTGGTGCCTTCAGCTGTGCTGGTCGTTGCCAAGAAATAAGGACCCTGAAGTAAAAACATGCTATATGAGCCAACCTCAATTCCACACATCATTTATCACAACAGGACAGAGACCAGGATGTCAACTATGGATTGATTCTCCTTCAACAAACACTGAGCTTTAATCTTAAATAGCAACACAAGATGGATGACTATTGATTCTCATGGGGCCTAAAGTGTAAGACATGGCTGGTGTTGAGACACTGCGACTTTCCACTGTATTTAAGTTGTAGTTTttataagttaaacaatttgacaGTGGTGTTATTGCATAATCACTTGAAGTTACATGGTGGACTGAACATACTTTAAAACTTCACATAAAGAATGTACTTTTACCACAGGAATAATTGGTTAATTTTACGAGAAAGCTGCAAAACTTGATGACCTAAGTCAGCTTTGTATCTCACTGACTGGTGAGAGTTGCTTATATGTGCATGACAGTTAAGAAAGATACACTCTTAAGAAATCACGTGTGTCATATCAAGAGTCCCAAAAATACACATTAAGCACATTGTGCTTCACTCAAATGTTTTATTGAACAATGTAAAAGTGAAGATTAAAAAGttacattgtcatacatttgCAGTGTATTTGTGCATGCCTTTTTTGAGTACAATGGATTGGATGCACTCTAAAACACAACAGAAATGGAATGGTATTTAAAAAACTGAGTGATAAAAAAGGCTAAAGTTGTGTGGTGGATTTTGCCAAACACTTAACAGTTTTCTACTCTAAGGTTTGACCAAACATGAGTGATAGTGTTGGTTTTAGACATGTCCACTAGGTACAGCACAGCGTACATTCAGTTATTATTCTTTACTTAACCTCTGAGTCCAGAGGCACTGGTACACCTGCATACAACAACATGGCTTCCCTATcttctgtctggaggagtaggacTACACTGGAGGACTCGAATGGGCAGAAACTTGAATGAGGGACACAATAGATTGATCTTAACCTGCTCATTAATAAAAAGAGCTTTGACATCACAACTATAAAACACCTTTATGTACATTATCAAAAAATTACTAGCCTATATTTCTGGAATGACAATAATACAGGAGGTATGGAGAGAGACGGGTTTGCTTAAAATGAAAGGGGCTGCATGTAGAAGAGAATACAAAAATAGTTTATCATTAAAACAATGTACAAGAGCACATTTTCAAAGACCAAATGAGTAGTAGACGTCACAGGTCACACCCCTGTTCCTGATAAAAGATATGagtttgcaccctattccctacaaagttcactacttttgaccagagctctatgggcccttgtcaaagatagtgcactatatagggcataatGTGCCATTTGGGGTGCATCCATGGACTTTAAACAGGTGAACACTGGGCCGTCAATGCTGAATCATCTCTGGTAACCCCTGCTGTCAGTTGGTGTGTCACAGGATTTCTCTTCCCCCTTAGCTGGGAGGGTAGTAACCCTGATTGTAGTTCCAGGCTTGCTGGTAGCCTCCGTATCCCCCATACTGTGGTTGCtgaaagaggagaggaacacTTTAAAAAATGGCAAGTGAAGGAACACCCGCTCTCTAATCAACATTTTAGTGCAGGGGTATTCAGATCTTACCCTACGAGGTTCGGACTActtctggttttctgttctacctgataattacacccacctggtgtcccagatctaaatcagtccctgattagaggggaagaataaaataaaaaaaagcagtggaactggcttcgatgTTCAGATTTGAATTTGAGAGCTTCAGTGTCTCCTCTATCTGGCTCAATTTCAAAAGAAGCACTGATCGTTTAAGACCGTATGTAGCCGATATTTGGCTCATGTATCAGTTTGTACAGCTTAACAATCCCGTCATACCTGATGCCAGCTTCCATATCCTCCGTAGCCTGCATGAACCGCACTCATGTCCCCACCCATCATGGGTGGAGGTGGTGTCGTCATGGGGACATGGGGCATTGTGGGAGGGGCTTGTGGTGGAGCAGGCACAGCAGAGCCATCTTCTCCTTTACTCATCTTCTCTGGGTCCTCACTGTCTCTGCAGATCAATCAATATAACAACTGTGTCAATAACCAATCCATGAACAGTTTATCCATTTTCTTCTCCACGAACAGCTACACATCaacaacaatttttttttgtcacaTCACACAATTTTACAGGTATAAATCCTTGCATGATATTGACAGATACGTTATAATCTCACCCGTTCTCAGCCACTCTCTTCTTGTTGCCGAGCTCTTTCAGTAGCTTCTGATGCTCCTCATAGACTGTTAGCACACTGCAGGCCAGAGAAACAGCAACAGTACAGTCATTTAAAACATGGTAAAGTGATGCTCCTCAGACTGTTGGCACACTGCAGGCCATAGAACAGCAACAGTAGTCATTTCTCCTAGTTGGTTGATTTCATACCATTAAATTAAATATGGGCAGAATAACATGCTTGTTTCATTTTCTCCGGGTTCCTGATTGTATCTAAAAACAATCCTATGACCCCTGACCTTTGCACAGAGGTCCCATAGTCCTCAGCGTACTGCAGGCCCCTTTGGGAGAAGAGGATCTTGGTCTGTGGGGAGAGAGGTGCGGCCAGCGCCCGCGTCACACACTGCTGCACCCCCTCGGCCGACCCTCTGGGGTCACCGGCCACCTCCAGCTCCAGCAGGTTCAGGTGCAGCTTACCATCATCCTGGAAAACAGAGGGGACATTAAAGAGGGAACAACAAACAATGATAAATGATGCTCTGACAGGTTACATTTTCTATGAGGTTAAGATCTGGACTATTTTCCATGTTCCATCCCTGATATTCAATCCCAATTGCATCTTAAATGTGATCCTTTCCTTTTTCAGTCGAtgcttagagcgttgggccagtaaccggaaggttgctggatcgaatcccagagctgacatgttaaaaatctgtcgttctgcccctgagcaaggcagttaacccactgttccccgggcgccgaagacgtggatgttgattatggcagcccccagcacctctctgattcagaggggttggattaaatgcggaagacacatttcagttgaatacattcagttggacaactgacttggtatccccctttccctaaatCTTTTCATTTTCGCCTCTCTAAGATCTATCTTCCCTCCTCTCACCGGGCTAATCTCCAGCGCCTCCTGCAGGACTCCCCGGGCCTTGCTGGGGTTCTTGCAGAGCTTCAGCAGCAGCCGGGCCAGTTTGATGGAGTAGAACGCATGGAGGTGAGGTGTCTCTTTGGCCTGGGCCACCGCGTCCCTAAGCAGAGCTTCTGATTCATCTAGCCGGCCCGCCCGTCTCTCTAGCCCCGCCCTGCGCAGCCGGACCATGGCCAATCCCGGCACTGAGGTTTCCAGAGCCTCCAACACACGCCGTGCCTCTGTTAGGTCAcctgggaggagatggaggggaggagtgaGTGGGCTACAACACTGGGTAATAGTGTCCTGTGTATCACATTTGAGGTCAAAGTGAAAAGGTGAACACTGTGAcgtgtctcttcctctctcaccatGCCTCTCCTCGAAGGTGGCCCACTGCAGGTGCATGGTGTGTTTGTGGGCCAGGTGGATCTCACAGGCTCGCCGAAACACGCCCCGCGCCTCGTCCAGACTCTGAGGTTCCAGGTACTGGACGTACTGAAAAACATGCATACAGTATACATTAGTTACACTGACATACAAACATGTTACTGAAACACACACCCCTGCAGCCCCTCCTTACCTTGGTCCAGAACTCCTCGTAGAGAGCGCATGCAATCAGACAGCGCTCAAACAGGATCCGTACTCTCAGGTCTCCCCCGGCAACGATCCCACTGCTCTTTGACCCCTCCTTTTCCTCTTCTTCCTGGCCCTCCATGGCCTTTGGTTCTGTCTCGGTCTTCACCTCATTTTCACCGCCCCCCCCCAGCTCGGTGAGCTCCCAGTCCAGGTAGGAGTGCCAGGCCCTCAGCTGGGTCCGGTCCAGAGGCTTCACGTGGAAATATGGACGCTTGATCTGGAATGAAGGGAGGAATGGGAACAGAAGAAAAGATAAGTAAATGTTTCCAACCAATGAAAATACACTACTTGACCAAAAgagtgtggacacctgctcgtcgaacatctcactcCAAAATCATGTTtactaatatggagttggtcccctctttgctgctataacagtctccactcttctgggaaggctttccactagatgttggaacattgctgcggggacttgcttccattaagccacaagattattagtgaggtcgggcgatTAGGCCGGACtcgcattccaattcatcccaaaggtgttcaatggggttgagaacagggctctgtgcaagccagtcaaattcttccacactaATCTCGACAAAccttttctgtatggacctcgcttgagcaaggggcattgtcatgctgaaacaggccttccccaaactgttttcacaaagttggaagcacagcatcgtctaaaatgtcattgtatgctgtagcattaagatttcccttcaatggaactaaggggcctagcccgaaccatgaaaaacagccccagaccattattcctcctcctccaaactttacagttggcacaatgcattgtggcaggtagcgttctactggcatccgccaaacccaaattattccgtcggactgccagatgttgAAGCGTGATTCTTCACTCCAGAAAACACGTTTCCACTTCTCCTGAGTCCAatagcggcaagctttacaccactccagctgacgcttggcattgcgcatggtgatcttaggcttgtgtgcggctgctcagccatggaatcCCATttgatgaagctcccgacaaacattTCTTGTGCAGAAGCAgcttggaacttggtagtgagcgttgcaaccgaggacagaccattgTCACgcactatgcgcttcagcactcggtggtcccgttctgtgagcttgtgtggtctaccactttgcggctgagccgttgttgatccgagacgtttccacttcacaataacagcacttatagttaaCTGGGgctgctctagcagggcagacattttacaaactgacttgttggaaaggtggcatcctatgacggtaccacgttgaaagttactgagctcttcagtaaggccattctactgccaatgttagtCTATgaagattacatggctgtgtgctcgattttatacacctgtcagcaacaggtgtggctgaaatagccgaatccactcatttgaatgggtgtccacatacttttgtatatgtagcGTATCATGCTTCAATCATTGCTTCTGAGTTGCACATAGAAGGGATGCGTGTGTGTTCCAGGGGTAACTCACAGCTTCCTCAAAGTTCCacctcttcctgacctctccCTCCAGGTCTTGGTACACCTTCTCTCTGCGAGCCAATAGGAGCTCTCGCATTTTCGGAATCAGCTCTTCCTGATTGGGTGAAACATAACATGACAGTTATGATGGCAGACTTTTAAATCAGTGTTAAATTAAAGTTAAGATTGTGTACCATAGCCTTACTCCATAGCTTGAAATGTCTCCACTTTATGCTATTTTGGCAGCATCTGACACTCATGTTAAATGTCATGTTAAATCTTAATCCAACACTACTAGGGATTTGTCATTTGTAATTCACCTCTGTAGGTTCCTTCTCTTCCCCAGGTGGTaactcctcttccccctcagccAACTCAGACTTCTCAGTCTTGTGGCTCTGTTTAGATTCCTCCAGCAACCCCTCATACTCCACTGCTGAGAGGACATCCTTGGGCGCATGGGCATTAAGATGAGTCTTGAATCTgtaagagagagataggagggatgGAAAAAGTGGATCAGATTCACCAGGTCAGCAAATATGAGGTCCATAATAAGTTTGATAATTATCCAAATCTATCATATAATAAAAGGTTACGATTTTATACTTTAGATATATTTTTTACCCCCCTTTTCGAtcatgtctcatcgctgcaactccccaatgggctcgggagGCGAAGACTGGGTCATGCGTCCTTacgaaacatgacccaccaaaccgtgcttcttaacacccgtccgcttaacccggaagccagccgcatcaatgtgtcggaggaaacactgttcacctgACGACCGAGGTCGGCcggcaggcgcccggcccgccacgacTTTCTAGAGcgagatgagccaagtaaagcccactCGGTCAAACCCtcccgacgctgggccaattgtgcaccaccctatgatAATCCCGgctacggccggttgtgatacagcgcGGAAACGAACCAGGGTccgtagtgacacctctagcgcctttgaccgctgcgccactcgggaggccctataGTTTAGAGTTTTGACTGATTTGAAGCTCTACTGTTTTTCTTAGTAGAGAAAGTGTACTGTTTTTGAATGTGTATAGTCTCACTTCTCATAGTGGCTGCTGTACAGCTGAGTGGGGACTCTGAGGACTCTGTCGTAGACCCCAGTGGCAGCCTTCATGTCTCCCTGCTCCTTCTCCCACTCGATGAACAGCTCCCACAGACGGTCAGAGTGGAAGTCCAGTCCTGCTGCTGCCACCGCCTCCTCAAATGCACTGGGGAGAAGTGACAAGAGACAGGGATCAGACTATCTGAGTTCGATTAAAAAAGAGTTAGGGCTCCTTATCTTTATTTGAACATTAATTCTGTGAATGAGAATAAATACTGAATTAAAACATTTGGAGTGTTCAGGCTAATATTGAAAGTAAAGGCTGGCTAGTGTTGAATGTGTATAAGTGTGGTACTGTGAGTTTAAGAGTATAGGAGTGTGTACCTGCGAATGCGCTGAGAGGACTC is part of the Salvelinus fontinalis isolate EN_2023a chromosome 6, ASM2944872v1, whole genome shotgun sequence genome and harbors:
- the LOC129858364 gene encoding UBX domain-containing protein 1-like; protein product: MAEQTTLDSLLEMGFDRNRAEKAVAHTGNQGIERAMDWLMEHEGDPDIDEPYVPPVGNVLGGTGTGESDPQQPSPAAQPTAEGTDPATDGSDQMIHDGDTKRPMTEEEKREQIKRLEELMRVKQEERRERERAEEVDREKQRRRQGQELLQVKQKLQEDEMKKMVDLRQREKNDDKMAKQRVRDKIARDREERALKFGGGSSSTALTSPSAEGPPSSPPSQGPPPAKKDYNECKIQVRMLDGSALTSVFKAQEPLAAVRVYIQMNGNAPEGQDFTLLSPYPRRVYTELDMEKPLQELGLVPSAVLVVAKK
- the LOC129858363 gene encoding pre-mRNA-processing factor 39-like, giving the protein MAAEGSDSEDLNTNGLMEAPSAPEAMEAVQLPTEKEEASEENDGGGGASEAPEAAAATAYNMPLAENEEEEDGEFPADFDRLWKLAHDNPQDFSSWTDLLQYCEQESHMTASRRALVAFLARYPLCYGYWKKFADLERRAGYTNKAQEVCVQGLKAIPLSVDLWIHYINLLLGTLNMNLPESSQRIRSAFEEAVAAAGLDFHSDRLWELFIEWEKEQGDMKAATGVYDRVLRVPTQLYSSHYEKFKTHLNAHAPKDVLSAVEYEGLLEESKQSHKTEKSELAEGEEELPPGEEKEPTEEELIPKMRELLLARREKVYQDLEGEVRKRWNFEEAIKRPYFHVKPLDRTQLRAWHSYLDWELTELGGGGENEVKTETEPKAMEGQEEEEKEGSKSSGIVAGGDLRVRILFERCLIACALYEEFWTKYVQYLEPQSLDEARGVFRRACEIHLAHKHTMHLQWATFEERHGDLTEARRVLEALETSVPGLAMVRLRRAGLERRAGRLDESEALLRDAVAQAKETPHLHAFYSIKLARLLLKLCKNPSKARGVLQEALEISPDDGKLHLNLLELEVAGDPRGSAEGVQQCVTRALAAPLSPQTKILFSQRGLQYAEDYGTSVQSVLTVYEEHQKLLKELGNKKRVAENGDSEDPEKMSKGEDGSAVPAPPQAPPTMPHVPMTTPPPPMMGGDMSAVHAGYGGYGSWHQQPQYGGYGGYQQAWNYNQGYYPPS